In 'Nostoc azollae' 0708, the following are encoded in one genomic region:
- a CDS encoding non-ribosomal peptide synthetase, producing the protein MKIIEDIYLDSYSSSEKFWRAFLRGFTAPITLPMLTPDSLSHPSRQTKEVRLLGSKTSDLITFAQNHKLTLYTFIQGAVAILLSHYTRETDILFGAMIKELDFNIVPMRISVEADASVLSWLTELQTQCYFLGEYKSTPLLQIQQWSEIPPEVPLFETLLICGNYENIEHLEEARYLLILSIDAESDLLLRINYQQTQFADDAIDRMLGHLETILTNIIALPEQTLANIPLLTEWERHQLLVEWNQTQTDYPQDKCIHELFEEQVAKTPDTVAVVFENEKLTYRELNQRANQLANYLQSLGVQPEFLVGICTERSIEMIVGILGILKAGGAYVPLDIAYPKERLAFILSDSQLSIILTQQHLVERLPRNQARVVCLDNDWEDIVKIPIQHTEITVEPDNLAYIIYTSGSTGKPKGVIILHHNVVCLFAATQPWFQFNNNDVWSCFHSYAFDFSVWEIWGALLYGGRLVIIPYYVSRSPELFYKLLSQEGITILNQTPSAFKQLIQLETSLNNHSDLSLRFVIFGGEALDIQSLKPWVDKHRDKFTQLVNMYGITETTVHVTYRPINIDDLNSSPKVIGCAIPNLQLYILNSHLQPVPVGVAGEIYVGGAGLARGYLNNLELTAERFIPHPFNNQAKARLYKTGDLARYLPSGDIEYLGRIDNQVKIRGFRIELGEIEALLNQHPNLREAKVISREDIPGDKRLVAYVITNLQENNQGEISQKIREYLKEKLPDYMIPSAFVVLDTFPLTPNGKIDHRALPTVNFLATQSNYVAPRTPTEEIIAQIWSQVLKVETIGMNENFFELGGHSLLATQVISRIRQTLSLELSLLLLFEYPTIAQISEQISNTEQTNNPVLESPIDTRNPQIKLSLSFAQQRIWFLDQLQPDSTAYNLSYSFQIKGKLNISTLKKCIGEIVQRHEILHTNFVAIDGQVTQVITNNIEFNLPIIDLQILTNKQRKIEAQKITKEEAEKPFNLAEGSLFSVKLLQLSAEDFLMLFNIHHIIFDGWSFGVLFDELKVLYTAYYEGLISPLPKLSIQYADFSLWQRKWLTGAILESQLNYWQQQLGGNLPILELPTDRLRPRVQSYQGAIKTFILYPELTASITSFAQKEAVTLFMTLLTAFKVLLCRYSGQEDVIVGTPIAGRNRREIEGLMGFFVNTLALRTDLGNNPSFNELLSRVRRICLEAYTHQDVPFEQLVEILQRERNLSHTPIFQVMFALQNEPMGELQLPDLTLTPLKPAVQTAKFDLTLSMEERNGQLIGEWEYNTDLFDDSTIERMSEHFKILLSGILTDSNQNIWQLPLLTEAEKHQLLLEWNQNKINYSQTKWTHKLFEEQVEKTPHAIAVIFEEQKITYQELNQRANQLANYLQKLGVNADKLVGLCLEISLARIIGLLAILKAGGVYVPLDPVYPQERLRFIIEDAQVSILLTQESLADKFLINSLQVVNLDGDWEKIATESTNNLQSCLTGENLAYVIYTSGSTGTPKGVLIEHQAIAYHCQNIVEHYQLNASDRILQSVSLSFDVSLEQILPTLTVGATVILVDAQSLTPWEFHRKLIDYSLTVIAIPIAYLTQWLQSLDENTYAIDINELRLVICGGEVLPPGILKIWYNSPMKGICLINAYGPTETSITAITFTIPQNIKLIESYTNIPIGRPLPNRRIYILDHHKNSVPIGVAGELYIGGIGLARGYLNRPELTDEKFVPSPFDNSRLYKTGDVASYLPDGNIQFLGRTDSQVKIRGFRIELGEIEAILNQHPNVKAARIITREDIPGDQRLVAYIIPNFSTEVTGTSKQKKFNQEFTSLQLEIPYQIRNYLKQQLPDYMIPAAFVVLETFPLTTNGKINHCALPAPDFWAAQSNYVAPRTPTEEIIVQIWSQVLKVENIGIDDNFFELGGHSLLATLLISRLRQTFNQEIPLILLFEYPTVSQLYEQIRITERENNSLLLPPIEPTIQRKENLPLSFSQKRLWFLAQLEPNSTAYTMPLTLRLQGLLNITALERSIAVIIKRHEILRTNFISTDGQPIQVITKNINWDLPITDLQLLPDEQRDIEAAKISQQEAETPFNLAEDRLVRVKLLRLSAEEYLLIFNIHHIIFDGWSFGVLFAELKAIYTSYCQGLTSALPQLYIQYADFILWQRQWLTRKFLESQLVYWQQQLGGILPILKLPIDRPRPRIQTYIGATKSFIFSKELTASLKSLYQEEGVTLYMVLLTTFKVLLCRYSGQEDVIVGTPIAGRNRRELEGLMGFFVNTLALRTDLGNNPSFNELLSRVRRVCLEAYTHQDLPFEQLVEVLGPERDLSHTPVFQVMFTLQNSLMGELQLPDLTVTTLEPAVQTAKFDLTVSLTEENGQLIGEWQYNTHLFDTSTIERMIEHFQMLLSGILTDSNQKIWQLPLITEQERHQLLVEWNQTQKDYPHDKCIHHLFAEQAEKTPDAVAVVFKNQQITYGKLNQRANQLANYLQTLGVQPEVLVGIYTERSIEMVIGLLGILKAGGAYVPLDINYPTERIYRMLDDAKVGVLLTQKHLLAKINQLPLVAENKLVVGSLDEDIQDLLSGNTLKSPHCKNLAYVIYTSGSTGKPKGVGVEHGQLLNYVKGILDRLDLPTAANFATVSPFFTDLGNTMIFSALCIGGCLHIIAEEVATDPVAFTKYNQSYFLDCLKIVPSHLSSLLTGSEPEKLLPRQRLILGGEAASWELIKRVNKLAPKCQIFNHYGPTETTVGVLTYPLGSASTEALSNTVLLGRPLVNTQIYVLDQYRQPVPLGVSGEIYVGGDSVARGYINRSELTAERFIPNLFSNEPDAKLYKTGDLARYLSDGNLEFLGRIDDQVKIRGFRIELGEIEAVLNQHPSLRETKVITREDIPGKERLIAYIIPTYDQNSPLEISHKIRKYLKQQLPDYMIPAAFVVLESFPLTANGKIDYYNLPIPDFRNLESEGNLQPADNLELQLIKIWENVLGIQPIGLSDNFFDLGGHSLLAVTLFAQIHKTFGKNIPLTYLFQCPTIRQLANVLRQEGCSTLWSSLVPIQTKGSKPPFFYIHTASGGLIHSLNLLSKLDADQPVYGLQAQGLDGKSSPHTCIEDMASHYIQEIQTIQLHGPYLLGGWCAGGMIAYEMAQQLHAQGESVKLLTIFDAYPLQMIPTDNTVLNPYFSIKTVSRTYSSIMDMIKRNRSYFGHLTFKQQIIAIWEKINRRIQDMIKDNLYQFYVKRNLPLPHALSNLAVRDAIVRAYRSYCPQVYPGKIIFFRAIDHMEEYARHMEKWEELATASVEIHDISGNHDSIMSEPHVLVLAQKLKDCLNR; encoded by the coding sequence ATGAAAATAATAGAAGATATTTATCTAGATTCATACTCAAGTTCTGAAAAATTCTGGCGGGCTTTTTTGCGCGGTTTTACAGCCCCTATCACATTACCAATGCTGACTCCTGACTCCTTATCCCACCCATCTCGTCAAACCAAAGAAGTTCGCCTTTTAGGCAGTAAAACTTCGGATTTAATAACTTTTGCTCAAAACCATAAATTAACTCTTTATACTTTTATTCAAGGGGCAGTTGCTATACTTTTAAGTCACTATACAAGAGAAACAGATATTCTGTTTGGCGCAATGATAAAGGAACTGGATTTTAACATTGTACCTATGCGAATTTCTGTTGAAGCTGATGCTTCAGTATTATCGTGGTTGACAGAATTACAGACACAATGCTATTTTTTGGGAGAATATAAATCTACTCCCTTATTACAAATCCAACAATGGAGTGAAATTCCCCCAGAAGTTCCCTTATTTGAGACGCTGCTAATATGTGGAAATTATGAAAACATAGAACATCTTGAAGAGGCTAGATATCTTCTAATTTTATCTATTGATGCAGAGTCAGATTTATTACTAAGAATCAACTATCAGCAAACTCAATTTGCAGATGATGCCATAGATAGAATGCTAGGACATTTGGAAACTATATTAACAAATATAATTGCTCTTCCTGAACAAACACTTGCGAATATTCCTTTACTCACAGAGTGGGAAAGACATCAACTATTAGTAGAATGGAATCAAACTCAGACAGATTATCCCCAAGATAAGTGCATTCATGAATTATTTGAAGAACAGGTAGCGAAAACACCAGATACCGTTGCGGTAGTGTTTGAAAATGAGAAACTTACTTATAGAGAACTCAATCAACGTGCAAATCAATTAGCAAATTATTTACAATCATTGGGAGTGCAACCAGAGTTTTTAGTTGGTATCTGTACAGAACGCTCGATAGAAATGATTGTGGGAATATTAGGTATTCTCAAAGCAGGTGGTGCTTATGTGCCTTTAGATATTGCCTATCCCAAAGAGCGTTTAGCTTTCATACTTTCAGATTCCCAACTATCAATTATACTAACACAACAACATCTAGTTGAAAGACTTCCTAGAAATCAAGCTAGAGTAGTTTGTTTAGATAACGATTGGGAAGATATTGTTAAAATACCCATACAACACACAGAAATAACAGTTGAACCAGATAATTTAGCCTATATTATTTATACATCTGGATCAACAGGAAAGCCCAAAGGAGTTATCATTCTGCACCATAACGTCGTCTGTTTATTTGCAGCCACACAGCCATGGTTTCAATTTAACAATAATGATGTTTGGAGTTGCTTTCACTCCTATGCTTTTGACTTTTCCGTATGGGAAATTTGGGGTGCACTTTTATATGGCGGTCGTCTGGTTATTATTCCTTATTATGTAAGTCGTTCACCAGAATTATTTTATAAGTTATTATCTCAAGAAGGAATTACGATTCTCAATCAAACACCTTCAGCATTTAAGCAATTGATTCAACTAGAAACATCTTTAAATAACCACAGTGATTTAAGCTTACGTTTCGTTATTTTTGGTGGAGAGGCTCTTGATATTCAAAGTTTAAAACCTTGGGTTGATAAACATCGAGACAAGTTTACCCAATTAGTAAATATGTACGGGATTACAGAGACAACAGTTCATGTTACCTATCGTCCCATCAATATAGATGATCTCAATTCTTCACCAAAAGTTATTGGTTGTGCAATTCCCAATTTACAACTCTACATATTAAATTCCCATCTCCAACCAGTCCCTGTAGGTGTTGCTGGGGAAATTTATGTAGGAGGTGCAGGTTTAGCGCGTGGGTATTTAAATAACCTAGAGTTAACTGCTGAAAGGTTTATTCCTCATCCTTTTAACAATCAAGCAAAAGCTCGTCTTTACAAAACAGGAGATTTAGCTCGTTATTTACCAAGTGGAGATATTGAGTATCTAGGACGTATTGATAACCAAGTAAAAATCCGCGGCTTCAGAATAGAATTAGGAGAAATTGAAGCTTTATTAAATCAACATCCAAATTTGAGAGAAGCTAAAGTTATCAGTAGAGAAGATATCCCTGGGGACAAAAGATTAGTTGCCTATGTTATTACCAACTTACAGGAAAATAATCAAGGGGAAATATCTCAAAAAATACGTGAATACCTCAAAGAGAAGTTACCAGATTATATGATTCCTTCTGCTTTTGTGGTGTTAGATACTTTCCCCTTAACTCCTAACGGTAAAATTGACCATCGTGCTCTTCCTACTGTTAATTTTTTAGCTACTCAAAGTAATTATGTTGCTCCTCGAACTCCTACAGAAGAAATAATCGCGCAGATTTGGAGTCAGGTACTAAAAGTAGAAACTATAGGTATGAATGAGAACTTCTTTGAATTAGGAGGACATTCATTATTAGCCACACAAGTCATTTCTCGTATTAGACAAACCTTAAGTTTAGAACTATCCCTACTCTTATTGTTTGAATATCCTACTATTGCCCAAATATCGGAACAAATCAGTAATACAGAACAAACCAATAATCCTGTATTAGAATCACCCATTGATACCAGAAACCCTCAAATAAAATTATCCCTATCTTTTGCTCAACAGCGTATTTGGTTCTTAGATCAATTACAACCGGATAGCACTGCTTATAACTTATCCTACAGTTTTCAGATTAAAGGTAAACTTAATATTAGTACATTAAAAAAATGCATAGGTGAAATTGTACAGCGTCATGAAATCCTACATACAAATTTTGTAGCTATAGATGGACAAGTAACACAGGTTATTACTAATAATATTGAGTTCAATTTACCCATCATTGATCTACAAATTCTAACTAACAAGCAACGCAAAATAGAAGCTCAAAAAATAACTAAAGAAGAAGCAGAAAAACCTTTTAATCTAGCTGAAGGTTCTCTATTTTCTGTCAAACTGTTGCAACTGAGTGCAGAAGATTTTCTAATGTTATTTAATATTCATCACATTATTTTTGATGGCTGGTCTTTTGGAGTCTTATTTGATGAATTAAAAGTACTTTATACAGCTTATTATGAAGGTTTGATTTCTCCATTACCAAAACTTAGTATTCAGTATGCAGACTTTAGCTTATGGCAAAGAAAGTGGCTTACTGGTGCGATTTTAGAATCGCAACTAAATTACTGGCAACAGCAATTAGGTGGAAATTTACCTATATTAGAATTACCTACAGACCGTCTTCGTCCCAGAGTGCAGAGCTACCAAGGAGCAATAAAAACCTTCATCTTATACCCAGAATTAACTGCAAGTATCACATCCTTTGCTCAAAAAGAGGCTGTAACTTTGTTCATGACTTTACTAACAGCATTTAAAGTATTACTTTGTCGCTACAGTGGACAAGAAGATGTGATAGTGGGAACTCCCATTGCGGGACGTAACCGGAGAGAAATTGAAGGATTAATGGGATTTTTCGTGAATACTTTAGCATTGCGAACTGATTTAGGTAATAATCCCAGTTTTAACGAATTACTAAGTCGAGTCCGACGGATATGTTTAGAAGCATACACCCATCAGGATGTACCATTTGAGCAACTAGTTGAAATTTTGCAACGAGAACGGAATTTAAGTCATACTCCTATATTTCAGGTGATGTTTGCTTTGCAGAATGAACCAATGGGAGAATTACAGTTACCAGATTTGACGTTAACACCTTTAAAACCAGCAGTACAAACTGCTAAATTCGACCTGACTTTATCAATGGAAGAACGGAATGGACAGTTAATAGGTGAATGGGAATATAATACTGATTTATTTGATGATTCGACGATAGAAAGAATGAGTGAACATTTTAAGATCTTATTATCTGGTATATTGACTGATTCTAACCAAAATATTTGGCAATTGCCTTTATTAACAGAAGCAGAAAAACATCAATTATTACTTGAATGGAATCAAAATAAAATAAACTATAGTCAAACTAAGTGGACTCATAAACTATTTGAAGAACAGGTAGAAAAAACACCACATGCAATTGCGGTAATATTTGAGGAGCAAAAAATAACTTATCAAGAACTCAATCAACGTGCAAATCAATTGGCAAATTATCTACAGAAATTAGGAGTCAATGCCGATAAATTGGTAGGATTGTGTTTAGAAATATCCTTAGCAAGGATTATTGGTTTGTTAGCAATCCTCAAAGCGGGAGGTGTTTATGTACCCCTAGATCCGGTTTATCCTCAAGAACGTCTCAGATTTATAATTGAGGATGCACAAGTTTCTATTCTTTTGACTCAAGAATCGTTAGCTGATAAGTTTTTAATAAATTCTCTACAAGTTGTGAATTTAGATGGAGACTGGGAGAAGATTGCAACAGAATCTACAAATAATCTCCAAAGTTGCCTAACAGGGGAAAATCTGGCTTATGTTATTTATACCTCTGGTTCAACAGGAACACCGAAGGGGGTTTTGATTGAACATCAGGCGATCGCATATCATTGTCAGAATATCGTAGAACACTATCAATTGAATGCAAGCGATCGCATTTTACAGTCTGTCTCTCTGAGTTTTGATGTCTCTTTAGAGCAAATTTTACCAACTCTCACAGTTGGAGCAACAGTAATCTTAGTTGATGCACAATCATTAACTCCCTGGGAGTTCCACCGAAAATTAATTGATTACAGTTTGACTGTTATTGCCATTCCCATAGCTTACTTGACTCAATGGTTGCAATCTCTAGATGAAAACACTTATGCTATTGATATCAATGAACTTAGATTAGTTATTTGTGGAGGCGAAGTACTACCACCAGGAATACTGAAAATCTGGTACAACAGTCCCATGAAAGGAATATGTTTAATCAATGCTTATGGACCAACTGAAACAAGCATAACCGCAATCACTTTTACAATTCCTCAAAACATCAAACTAATAGAATCCTATACCAACATTCCTATTGGTCGTCCCTTACCAAACCGTAGAATATATATTCTTGATCATCATAAAAATAGCGTCCCTATCGGTGTTGCGGGAGAGTTATACATTGGTGGAATAGGTTTAGCACGTGGTTATTTAAATCGACCTGAATTAACAGATGAAAAATTCGTTCCTAGTCCCTTTGATAATTCAAGATTGTATAAAACTGGGGATGTAGCTTCCTATCTACCAGATGGGAATATTCAGTTCCTGGGACGGACTGATAGCCAAGTTAAAATTCGCGGCTTTAGGATAGAATTAGGAGAAATAGAAGCAATATTAAACCAACATCCAAATGTGAAAGCAGCAAGAATAATCACTAGAGAAGATATACCTGGTGATCAAAGATTAGTTGCCTATATTATTCCCAACTTTTCCACCGAGGTAACAGGGACCAGTAAACAGAAAAAATTTAATCAAGAATTTACTTCATTACAATTAGAAATACCGTATCAAATACGCAACTACCTAAAACAGCAGCTACCTGATTACATGATTCCTGCTGCCTTTGTGGTGTTGGAAACTTTCCCATTAACTACTAACGGCAAAATCAACCATTGCGCTCTTCCTGCTCCCGATTTTTGGGCTGCTCAAAGTAATTATGTTGCCCCCCGTACTCCCACAGAAGAAATCATTGTGCAAATTTGGAGTCAGGTTCTCAAAGTAGAAAATATTGGCATTGATGATAATTTCTTTGAATTAGGTGGACATTCCTTACTGGCGACACTTCTCATTTCGCGGCTCAGACAAACCTTTAACCAAGAAATACCACTAATCTTACTATTTGAATACCCTACGGTTTCACAACTTTATGAGCAGATCCGTATTACCGAAAGAGAAAATAATTCCTTATTATTACCACCAATTGAACCAACAATTCAGCGAAAAGAAAATTTACCACTTTCTTTTTCTCAAAAACGCCTTTGGTTTCTAGCACAATTAGAACCCAATAGCACTGCTTACACTATGCCGTTGACTCTGCGGCTTCAGGGTTTACTCAATATTACTGCTTTAGAAAGAAGCATAGCAGTAATTATAAAGCGGCATGAAATTCTGCGAACGAATTTTATTTCAACAGACGGACAACCAATACAGGTTATTACCAAAAATATTAACTGGGATTTACCTATCACCGACTTACAATTACTACCTGATGAACAACGAGATATAGAAGCGGCAAAAATCTCACAACAAGAAGCAGAAACACCATTTAATCTAGCAGAAGATCGCCTAGTGCGCGTCAAACTATTGCGATTGAGTGCAGAGGAATATCTACTGATATTTAATATTCATCACATTATTTTTGATGGCTGGTCATTTGGGGTATTATTTGCGGAATTGAAAGCAATTTATACATCTTATTGCCAGGGTTTGACCTCTGCATTACCACAACTATATATTCAGTATGCAGACTTTATTCTGTGGCAAAGACAGTGGCTGACTAGGAAATTTTTAGAGTCTCAACTTGTTTACTGGCAACAACAATTAGGTGGGATTTTACCTATATTAAAATTACCCATAGATCGCCCCCGTCCACGAATTCAAACTTATATTGGGGCAACAAAATCCTTTATATTCTCAAAAGAATTAACTGCAAGTCTTAAGTCACTGTACCAAGAAGAGGGAGTGACTTTATACATGGTTTTATTGACAACTTTCAAAGTATTACTTTGTCGCTACAGTGGACAAGAAGATGTGATAGTGGGAACTCCCATTGCGGGACGTAACCGGAGAGAACTTGAAGGATTAATGGGATTTTTTGTGAATACTTTAGCATTGCGAACTGATTTAGGTAATAATCCCAGTTTTAACGAATTACTAAGTCGAGTCCGACGGGTATGTTTAGAAGCATATACCCATCAAGATCTACCCTTTGAGCAGTTAGTTGAGGTATTGGGACCGGAACGCGATTTAAGTCATACTCCTGTATTTCAGGTGATGTTTACTTTGCAAAATTCACTCATGGGAGAATTGCAGTTACCAGATTTAACTGTAACAACTTTAGAACCAGCAGTGCAAACTGCAAAATTTGATCTTACTGTGTCGTTGACGGAAGAAAATGGACAGCTAATTGGTGAGTGGCAATATAATACGCATTTGTTTGATACTTCTACCATAGAACGCATGATAGAACATTTCCAGATGTTATTATCTGGGATATTGACTGATTCTAATCAAAAAATTTGGCAATTGCCTCTAATTACAGAACAAGAAAGACATCAATTATTAGTTGAATGGAATCAGACTCAAAAAGATTATCCTCACGATAAGTGCATTCATCATTTGTTTGCAGAACAAGCTGAAAAAACACCAGATGCGGTTGCTGTGGTGTTTAAAAATCAACAAATAACTTATGGAAAACTCAATCAACGTGCGAATCAATTAGCAAATTATTTGCAAACATTGGGAGTACAACCCGAGGTTTTAGTTGGTATATATACAGAACGCTCTATAGAAATGGTGATAGGACTCTTAGGGATTTTGAAAGCAGGTGGAGCTTATGTACCTTTAGATATTAACTATCCCACAGAGCGTATTTACCGTATGCTTGATGATGCTAAAGTAGGGGTATTATTAACACAAAAACACCTGTTAGCAAAAATTAATCAACTGCCATTAGTTGCTGAAAATAAGCTCGTAGTAGGTTCTCTTGATGAAGACATCCAAGATTTACTTTCAGGGAATACTTTGAAATCTCCACATTGTAAAAACTTAGCTTATGTGATTTATACTTCTGGTTCTACAGGTAAGCCCAAGGGAGTGGGAGTAGAACACGGACAACTGCTCAATTATGTGAAGGGGATTTTAGATAGATTAGATTTACCAACTGCTGCAAATTTTGCTACTGTTTCTCCATTTTTCACAGATTTGGGAAACACGATGATCTTCTCAGCATTGTGTATAGGTGGATGTCTACACATCATTGCTGAGGAAGTTGCTACTGACCCAGTGGCATTTACTAAATATAATCAGTCCTATTTTCTAGATTGCTTAAAAATAGTCCCTTCACACCTATCTTCTTTATTAACAGGTTCTGAGCCGGAAAAACTTTTGCCTCGTCAACGTCTAATTCTGGGTGGTGAAGCTGCTAGTTGGGAGTTGATTAAACGAGTCAATAAACTAGCGCCAAAATGCCAAATTTTTAACCACTACGGACCTACAGAAACTACTGTTGGTGTACTCACTTATCCTTTAGGCTCGGCCTCTACTGAAGCGTTATCAAATACGGTTCTTTTGGGTCGTCCCTTAGTCAATACACAAATTTATGTACTCGATCAATATCGCCAACCTGTCCCCTTGGGTGTTTCAGGGGAAATTTACGTTGGTGGTGATAGTGTAGCTAGAGGTTATATTAATAGATCAGAACTCACTGCTGAAAGGTTTATTCCTAATCTATTCAGTAATGAACCTGATGCCAAACTGTACAAAACAGGTGATTTAGCACGTTATTTATCTGATGGTAATTTAGAATTCTTGGGTAGAATTGATGACCAAGTGAAAATACGCGGCTTCAGAATTGAATTAGGAGAAATAGAAGCAGTATTAAACCAACATCCATCTCTGAGGGAAACTAAAGTTATCACAAGAGAAGATATTCCTGGCAAAGAAAGATTAATTGCGTATATTATCCCCACTTATGATCAAAATTCTCCATTAGAAATATCGCATAAAATACGTAAATACCTAAAACAGCAGCTACCTGATTATATGATTCCTGCTGCATTTGTGGTATTAGAATCTTTTCCTTTAACTGCTAATGGAAAAATAGACTATTATAACCTTCCTATTCCCGATTTTAGAAATTTGGAATCAGAAGGAAATCTCCAACCTGCCGATAATTTAGAACTGCAACTTATTAAGATTTGGGAGAATGTCTTAGGTATTCAACCCATAGGATTAAGTGATAATTTTTTCGATTTGGGAGGTCATTCATTACTAGCTGTAACCCTGTTTGCTCAAATTCACAAGACATTTGGCAAAAATATTCCTCTCACTTATCTTTTCCAATGTCCTACAATTAGGCAACTAGCTAATGTCCTTAGACAAGAAGGATGCTCAACCTTGTGGTCTTCGTTAGTTCCTATTCAAACCAAAGGATCAAAACCACCTTTCTTCTATATTCATACGGCATCAGGAGGTTTGATACACAGCTTGAATTTGTTATCTAAACTAGATGCTGATCAACCAGTTTATGGTTTACAAGCACAAGGATTAGATGGGAAAAGTTCTCCTCATACTTGTATTGAAGATATGGCTTCTCACTATATTCAAGAAATACAGACTATTCAGCTTCATGGACCATATTTATTAGGAGGATGGTGTGCAGGAGGTATGATAGCTTATGAAATGGCGCAACAACTTCATGCTCAAGGAGAGAGTGTTAAATTACTAACTATTTTCGATGCCTATCCTCTACAAATGATACCTACAGACAATACAGTTTTAAATCCTTATTTTTCAATAAAAACAGTGTCTCGTACTTATTCATCTATAATGGATATGATTAAGCGTAATCGCAGCTATTTTGGTCATTTAACATTTAAACAGCAGATCATTGCGATTTGGGAAAAGATTAATCGACGCATTCAGGATATGATTAAGGATAATCTCTATCAATTTTATGTGAAGAGGAATCTACCTTTACCTCATGCCCTCAGCAATTTAGCAGTTAGAGATGCGATCGTTCGTGCCTATAGAAGTTATTGTCCTCAAGTTTATCCAGGTAAAATAATCTTTTTTCGAGCAATTGATCACATGGAAGAATATGCTCGTCATATGGAAAAATGGGAGGAGTTAGCAACTGCGTCCGTGGAAATTCATGATATATCAGGGAATCACGATAGTATCATGTCTGAACCTCATGTTTTGGTTTTGGCTCAAAAGTTAAAGGACTGTTTAAACAGATAA
- a CDS encoding Tab2/Atab2 family RNA-binding protein, protein MGSIWELDFYSRPILDANQKKVWEILVCESPVDVRTKTDSLFRYAQYCPSTQVNSVWLRTALEEAINKAGEAPIKIRFFRRQMNNMITKACQDAGIPALPSRRALVLNQWLQQRMEEVYPQELGYQGEANPSVRLDRPLPQRLPDALEGKQWAFVTLEAKDFVDMPDWEIAFGEAFPLELAQLSPEIRIPGILIFSPRALPIAGWMSGLEMAYLRFDTSQGDRLILETGATESWVLANIRTPQLLKEAQGFEETKQKANGVHFIGVQSDPQVQSFSGFWLLQEVSL, encoded by the coding sequence ATGGGCAGTATTTGGGAACTCGATTTTTACTCCCGTCCGATTTTGGACGCAAATCAAAAAAAAGTTTGGGAAATCTTAGTGTGTGAAAGTCCTGTGGATGTCCGCACGAAAACTGATTCCTTGTTTCGCTATGCTCAATATTGCCCTAGTACTCAAGTAAATTCGGTTTGGTTGCGGACAGCCTTGGAGGAAGCGATAAATAAAGCCGGGGAAGCGCCAATCAAAATCCGCTTTTTCCGTCGTCAAATGAATAATATGATTACCAAAGCTTGTCAGGATGCGGGTATTCCCGCTTTACCTAGTCGGCGGGCATTGGTTCTCAACCAATGGCTACAGCAACGTATGGAGGAAGTTTATCCTCAAGAACTAGGATATCAAGGGGAGGCTAATCCTTCAGTCCGTTTAGATAGACCTTTACCGCAGCGGTTACCAGATGCTTTGGAAGGCAAACAATGGGCATTTGTGACTTTAGAAGCCAAGGATTTTGTGGATATGCCAGATTGGGAAATTGCCTTTGGTGAAGCTTTTCCCCTAGAATTGGCGCAATTATCACCAGAAATTCGCATTCCTGGCATTTTGATTTTTTCACCTAGGGCTTTACCTATTGCTGGATGGATGTCTGGTTTAGAAATGGCTTATTTGCGATTTGATACTAGTCAAGGTGACAGATTAATTTTAGAAACCGGTGCAACAGAAAGCTGGGTCTTGGCAAATATCCGCACTCCCCAACTTCTCAAAGAAGCTCAAGGCTTTGAAGAAACGAAGCAAAAAGCCAATGGAGTACATTTTATCGGTGTACAGTCTGATCCTCAAGTTCAATCTTTTTCTGGTTTTTGGCTGTTACAAGAGGTGAGTCTGTAG